DNA from Nitriliruptor alkaliphilus DSM 45188:
CCACTCCGAGCTGTTCACGATCGACACCGGCATCCGGCGCAATCCCACAGCTTCACCGTCGGTGGCATGCAGCAGGATGAAACGAAGGCCGCGATCCTCCCGATCCAGGGCGATCAACTCCGCAGTACCCATCACCGCGTCGTCGGGGTGCGCCACGGGGGGAACACCACCTGTCGACCTTGCTCCAATCTTCCACCCCTGCGAGCACGAGTTCAGCCGAAGCATTCCGGGGATGACCGAGTAGGTCAGTCGCCCCGGGCCCAGGCCGAGCAAGGGCCGCAACCCTCCAACGACCTCTGGCAGCTATGTGCTGTACGGCCACACAGCAGCCAGCCCGCAATCACGGTCTCGATCGGGTCCTGCTGCCGCACCGCTCCACGAGGCAGCGGAGCTTCGTTCACGTCGTCGGTGTGTCACGCGCGGCGGGCCCGCCGTCGTGCCGTGGTGGCAGGGATGGTGGGGCGGTGTAGCTACGGAGCACGGCGGCGGGTTCGAAGCCGAACTTGGCGTAGAGGTGCTTCGGGGTGTCGTCGGTCTCGGCGCCGATGACGATCGCACCGGCGCCCCGACGTCGACTGCGGTGGACGGCATGTCGGAGCAGTTCCGTGGCGACCCCGGTTCCACGCGCTTCGGGCCGGACGAACAGGTCCTCGACGAGGCCCACGCCTTCCTCGCTGACCCAGATCGCGAGGCAGCCGGTGACGCGCTCGCCTCGGTGGGCGAGCAGGTACTCCACGTCGGGCCCCAGGCTGCGTCGCAGCGCCACGGCAGCCTGGGTCGAGGATGCTGGTCGCGGGGGGTCACCGCGGCGGGCGTCCTCCTCGAGGTGATCGGCACGGAACAGGTCGGTGATCGCCTGCCAGTCCGCGTCTCGGGTCGCAGGTCGAACGGGCGAGGTGGGCGCGTCGATCGGGGTCGTGGACGACAGCACGAGCTGGAGCTGGCACTCCAGCTGCCAGTCGTCGACAACGAGCGTGGCCTCCAGGGCTGGAGGCGTTGCCGTCTC
Protein-coding regions in this window:
- a CDS encoding GNAT family N-acetyltransferase, encoding MASLDARTLAARFERTVVGFWSLGGRTVQRRHFQEVSHPTAPDHPLGNFVHRVRGDPRAALHELIGADRTPCTAARRRILIETATPPALEATLVVDDWQLECQLQLVLSSTTPIDAPTSPVRPATRDADWQAITDLFRADHLEEDARRGDPPRPASSTQAAVALRRSLGPDVEYLLAHRGERVTGCLAIWVSEEGVGLVEDLFVRPEARGTGVATELLRHAVHRSRRRGAGAIVIGAETDDTPKHLYAKFGFEPAAVLRSYTAPPSLPPRHDGGPAARDTPTT